The Methylobacterium sp. PvR107 genome contains a region encoding:
- a CDS encoding SpoVR family protein — protein MTLVKARTPQIISGTQKPLFTGNDWDFDTIRRIHDACEAVAGPQLGLSWYPNQIEIITAEQMLDAYASIGMPLFYKHWSFGKHFAQHEAGYRRGLMGLAYEIVINSDPCISYVMEENTATMQTLVIAHAAFGHNHFFKNNYLFRQWTDAEGILDYLDFAKGFISRCEERYGHQAVEQVLDAAHALMSQGVHRYPRKKRPDLASEQRRERERIEHGEQIYNDLWRTLPQKIGTARPDVAAERRKALLELPQENILYFLEKAAPRLRPWQREILRIVRLVAQYFYPQRQTKVMNEGCATYCHYRIMNALSESGQITEAAYLEFLQSHTNVIRQPNYDDRSYGGHNPYAIGFAMMQDIARIVEQPSDEDREWFPDIAGTGDAMAVLRDCWENYRDESFIQQFLSPKLMRDLRLFHVVDDPEEPELRVEAIHDERGYRKLRRAFARQYDVAWLDPDIEVVDVDLEGDRRLILHHKAINKITLQKDDAKRVLQHLADLWGYDVVLKEVEPATGTVLGEITASARPIFF, from the coding sequence ATGACGCTCGTCAAGGCACGCACGCCTCAGATCATTTCGGGCACCCAAAAACCCCTCTTCACCGGCAACGACTGGGATTTCGACACGATCCGCCGCATCCACGACGCCTGCGAGGCCGTGGCTGGGCCACAGCTCGGCCTGTCCTGGTACCCGAACCAGATCGAGATCATCACGGCCGAGCAGATGCTCGACGCCTACGCGTCGATCGGCATGCCGCTGTTCTACAAGCACTGGTCGTTCGGCAAGCATTTCGCCCAGCACGAGGCCGGCTACCGCCGCGGCCTGATGGGGCTGGCCTACGAGATCGTCATCAATTCCGACCCGTGCATCTCCTACGTGATGGAGGAGAACACGGCGACCATGCAGACGCTGGTCATCGCGCACGCCGCCTTCGGCCACAACCACTTCTTCAAGAACAACTATCTGTTCCGGCAGTGGACCGATGCCGAGGGCATCCTCGATTATCTCGACTTCGCCAAGGGCTTCATCAGCCGCTGCGAGGAGCGCTACGGCCACCAGGCCGTGGAGCAGGTGCTCGACGCCGCGCACGCGCTGATGAGCCAGGGCGTCCACCGCTACCCGCGCAAGAAGCGCCCCGACCTCGCCTCCGAGCAGCGGCGCGAGCGCGAGCGGATCGAGCACGGCGAGCAGATCTACAACGACCTCTGGCGGACCCTGCCGCAGAAGATCGGCACGGCGCGTCCGGACGTGGCCGCCGAGCGGCGCAAGGCGCTGCTCGAACTGCCGCAGGAAAACATCCTGTACTTCCTGGAGAAGGCCGCGCCGCGTCTGCGCCCCTGGCAGCGGGAGATCCTGCGCATCGTCCGCCTGGTCGCCCAGTATTTCTACCCGCAGCGCCAGACCAAGGTGATGAACGAGGGCTGCGCCACCTATTGCCACTACCGGATCATGAACGCCCTGTCGGAATCCGGGCAAATCACCGAGGCGGCCTATCTGGAGTTCCTCCAGTCGCACACCAATGTCATCCGGCAGCCGAACTACGACGACCGCTCCTACGGCGGCCACAACCCCTACGCGATCGGTTTCGCGATGATGCAGGACATCGCCCGCATCGTGGAGCAGCCGAGCGACGAGGACCGGGAGTGGTTCCCCGACATCGCCGGAACCGGCGACGCCATGGCGGTCCTGCGCGACTGCTGGGAGAATTACCGCGACGAGAGCTTCATCCAGCAATTCCTGTCGCCCAAGCTGATGCGCGACCTGCGGCTGTTCCACGTGGTCGACGATCCCGAGGAGCCGGAATTGCGGGTCGAGGCGATCCACGACGAGCGCGGCTACCGCAAGCTGCGCCGTGCCTTCGCGCGCCAGTACGATGTGGCGTGGCTCGACCCGGACATCGAGGTGGTGGACGTGGACCTGGAGGGCGACCGGCGCCTGATCCTGCACCACAAGGCGATCAACAAGATCACCTTGCAGAAGGACGACGCCAAGCGGGTCCTGCAGCACCTCGCCGACCTCTGGGGCTACGACGTGGTGCTCAAGGAGGTCGAACCGGCCACCGGCACGGTGCTGGGCGAGATCACCGCCAGCGCGCGGCCGATCTTTTTCTGA
- a CDS encoding PaaI family thioesterase, with the protein MTATILTLAETIAFLDREFPQMQAGGRAYHLEAVGPLSARMRLEAQERFLRPGATVSGPAMMALADYALYAAILANIGPVALAVTTSLSFNFLRKPISGDLVAECRLLKLGRRLAVGEVLIKAAASPDLVCHATGTYSIPPR; encoded by the coding sequence ATGACCGCCACGATCCTCACGCTCGCTGAGACCATCGCCTTTCTCGACCGCGAATTCCCGCAGATGCAGGCGGGCGGCCGCGCCTACCATCTTGAGGCGGTTGGTCCGCTCTCGGCGCGGATGCGGCTCGAAGCCCAAGAGCGCTTCCTCCGGCCCGGCGCGACCGTATCGGGGCCGGCCATGATGGCACTCGCCGACTACGCCCTCTACGCGGCGATCCTCGCCAATATCGGCCCGGTGGCGCTCGCCGTGACGACGAGCCTGAGCTTCAACTTCCTGCGCAAGCCCATCTCGGGGGATCTCGTGGCGGAGTGCCGGTTGCTCAAGCTCGGGCGCCGCTTGGCCGTGGGCGAGGTGCTGATCAAAGCCGCCGCGAGCCCGGACCTCGTCTGCCACGCCACCGGGACCTACTCGATCCCGCCCCGCTGA
- a CDS encoding MerR family transcriptional regulator: MPPALAEQTDEPPAGTGEKSAHAFRTISEVAEELDVPQHVLRFWETRFGQIRPVKRAGGRRYYRPQDVELVAGIRHLLHVRRYTIAGAQRVIKENGIRFVQAVGRGEAVAAEPLFQEGEAEAAAMNEPIGISDRAALADVLEELRVCRALLDGLREMPGAEA, encoded by the coding sequence ATGCCGCCAGCCCTCGCCGAACAGACCGACGAACCGCCGGCCGGGACCGGCGAGAAGAGCGCACACGCGTTCCGCACCATCAGCGAGGTCGCCGAGGAACTCGACGTGCCTCAGCACGTGCTGCGTTTCTGGGAAACCCGCTTCGGACAGATCCGCCCCGTGAAGCGGGCCGGGGGGCGGCGCTACTACCGGCCCCAGGATGTCGAGCTCGTTGCCGGCATCCGCCATCTCCTGCACGTGCGGCGCTACACCATCGCGGGGGCGCAGCGGGTGATCAAGGAGAACGGCATCCGTTTCGTCCAGGCGGTGGGTCGCGGCGAGGCCGTGGCCGCCGAGCCCCTGTTCCAGGAGGGCGAGGCCGAGGCGGCCGCCATGAACGAGCCGATCGGGATCTCCGACCGCGCCGCCCTCGCGGACGTCCTGGAGGAGCTGCGCGTCTGCCGCGCCCTGCTCGACGGCTTGCGTGAGATGCCCGGCGCGGAAGCCTGA
- a CDS encoding YeaH/YhbH family protein: MHIVDRRLNPGGKSLPNRQRFLRRVKDVAQRAVRESAREKDIKDLGKDGRVSVPADGVREPRFSRQPGTGLQDHILPGNKTYVEGDTIERPPGGGGGRGSGEGGEGGENSEDAFRFVLTREEFLELFLEDLELPDLAKRRLAIVETEGLRRAGYTVTGSPANLALTRTLRNSMSRRIALKRPKPEEVAALEARLDALPESDPERAELEQALLKLRERAKRIPYVDPIDLRFRRFEPYPRPIAQAVMFCLMDVSGSMTEHMKDLAKRFYILLHIFLTRRYRHVEIVFIRHTDRATEVDEETFFGSRETGGTLVSSALVEMKRIIAERYDPNDWNIYAAQASDGDNVSSDAPTSTELLRSHILPACQHFAYLEVGDENGPRAGFVEHRTTLWRTYEAIAKAGGPIAMRKVNHRREIYPVFRELFGRKDARAEAEG; this comes from the coding sequence ATGCACATCGTCGACCGACGTTTGAACCCGGGCGGCAAGAGCCTCCCCAACCGCCAGCGCTTCCTGCGCCGTGTGAAGGACGTGGCCCAGCGCGCCGTGCGGGAATCCGCCCGCGAGAAGGACATCAAGGATCTCGGCAAGGACGGCCGCGTCAGCGTGCCGGCGGACGGCGTGCGCGAGCCGCGCTTCTCTCGCCAGCCCGGCACCGGCCTGCAGGATCACATCCTGCCCGGCAACAAGACCTACGTGGAGGGCGACACGATCGAGCGGCCGCCGGGTGGCGGCGGCGGTCGCGGCTCCGGCGAGGGCGGGGAGGGCGGCGAGAACAGCGAGGACGCATTCCGCTTCGTGCTCACCCGCGAGGAGTTTCTGGAGCTGTTCCTCGAGGATCTGGAACTGCCGGACCTCGCCAAGCGGCGCCTCGCCATCGTCGAGACCGAGGGACTGCGCCGGGCGGGCTACACGGTGACCGGCTCGCCGGCGAACCTTGCGCTCACCCGGACCCTACGCAACTCGATGTCGCGGCGGATCGCCCTCAAGCGCCCGAAGCCCGAGGAGGTCGCGGCCCTGGAGGCGCGGCTCGATGCGCTCCCGGAGAGCGACCCTGAGCGGGCGGAGCTGGAGCAGGCGCTGCTGAAGTTGCGCGAGCGCGCGAAGCGCATTCCCTATGTCGATCCGATCGACCTGCGGTTTCGCCGGTTCGAGCCCTATCCGCGGCCAATCGCTCAGGCCGTGATGTTCTGCCTGATGGACGTGTCCGGCTCGATGACCGAGCACATGAAAGACTTGGCCAAGCGGTTCTACATCCTGCTGCACATCTTCCTGACGCGGCGCTACCGCCACGTCGAGATCGTGTTCATCCGCCACACCGATCGGGCGACCGAGGTGGACGAGGAGACGTTCTTCGGCTCCCGCGAGACTGGCGGCACGCTGGTTTCGTCCGCGCTGGTCGAGATGAAGCGCATCATCGCCGAGCGCTACGACCCCAACGACTGGAACATCTACGCGGCCCAGGCCTCGGATGGCGACAACGTCTCCTCGGATGCGCCGACCTCGACAGAGCTGCTGCGCTCGCACATTCTGCCGGCCTGCCAGCACTTCGCCTATCTGGAGGTCGGGGACGAAAACGGCCCGCGCGCCGGCTTCGTGGAGCACCGCACCACCTTGTGGCGGACCTACGAGGCGATCGCCAAGGCCGGCGGCCCGATCGCCATGCGCAAGGTCAACCACCGCCGGGAGATCTACCCGGTCTTCCGCGAGCTGTTCGGGCGCAAGGATGCCCGGGCGGAGGCGGAGGGGTGA
- a CDS encoding beta-ketoacyl-ACP synthase III — protein sequence MATLRTDPEPNRRVPDLRSVVVGTGSCLPARVVTNAALAELVDTSDEWIVQRTGIRQRHIAAADETTSVLGTRAAQAALDDAGLTAADIDLVICATSTPDHTFPSTATQIQAALGIHQGAAFDLQAVCAGFVFAVSTADKFLVTGAARRALVIGAETFSRIVDWEDRTTCVLFGDGAGAIVLEAREDADGRGVLSSSLRSDGRYREKLYVDGGPGSTGTTGRLRMEGRDVFRFAVGQVTDVIVAAFAQAGVTADDLDWFVPHQANRRIIEASADKLAIAREKIVLTVDRHGNTSAASIPLALDVARRDGRIRAGDLVMIEAIGGGFSWGAALIRW from the coding sequence ATGGCGACCCTCCGTACAGACCCCGAGCCGAATCGGCGCGTCCCGGACCTGCGCTCGGTGGTGGTCGGAACCGGATCGTGCCTGCCCGCGCGCGTCGTGACCAACGCCGCCCTGGCCGAGCTGGTGGACACGTCGGACGAGTGGATCGTCCAGCGGACCGGCATCCGCCAGCGGCACATCGCGGCGGCCGACGAGACGACCTCGGTGCTCGGCACCCGGGCTGCCCAAGCCGCCCTCGACGATGCCGGCCTGACGGCGGCCGACATCGACCTCGTCATCTGCGCGACCTCGACCCCGGACCATACCTTCCCCTCCACCGCGACCCAGATCCAGGCCGCGCTCGGCATCCACCAGGGCGCCGCCTTCGATCTTCAGGCCGTCTGCGCCGGCTTCGTGTTCGCGGTCTCGACCGCCGACAAGTTCCTGGTGACCGGGGCGGCCCGCCGGGCGCTGGTGATCGGCGCCGAGACCTTCTCGCGAATCGTCGATTGGGAGGACCGCACCACCTGCGTCCTGTTCGGCGACGGGGCCGGGGCGATCGTGCTGGAGGCGCGGGAGGACGCGGATGGCCGCGGGGTCCTCAGCAGCAGCCTGCGCTCGGACGGGCGGTACCGCGAGAAGCTCTACGTCGATGGCGGACCCGGCTCGACCGGCACCACCGGGCGCCTGCGCATGGAGGGCCGCGACGTGTTCCGGTTCGCCGTCGGGCAGGTCACCGACGTGATCGTCGCGGCCTTCGCGCAGGCCGGCGTCACCGCGGACGACCTCGACTGGTTCGTGCCTCACCAGGCCAATCGCCGGATCATCGAGGCCTCGGCCGACAAGCTCGCCATCGCGCGGGAGAAGATCGTCCTGACGGTGGACCGCCACGGCAACACCTCGGCGGCCTCGATCCCGCTGGCCCTCGACGTGGCGCGCCGGGACGGCCGCATCCGCGCGGGTGACCTGGTGATGATCGAGGCGATCGGCGGCGGGTTCAGCTGGGGGGCCGCGCTGATCCGCTGGTGA
- a CDS encoding DUF177 domain-containing protein, which yields MTPRMTRDSSQASGPLSRWVNVERLPQGHGTAIVEASPAECAALAADFGIPAIRDLVGRFEIAGSTSRLTVTGRVEAVVTQVCTVSLEPFESPVREPVEVVFTDTDRLAGTDAGDADIPDPLVGGRIDFGALTAEFLALGLDAYPRKPGISFEPVVVGEDAGPLAGLRKLRDGEG from the coding sequence ATGACACCGCGCATGACCCGGGACAGCAGCCAGGCCAGCGGCCCGCTCTCGCGCTGGGTGAATGTCGAGCGCCTGCCCCAGGGGCACGGCACCGCCATCGTGGAGGCGAGCCCGGCCGAGTGCGCGGCCCTCGCGGCCGATTTCGGGATCCCCGCCATCCGCGACCTGGTCGGGCGGTTCGAGATCGCGGGGTCGACCAGCCGGCTCACGGTGACGGGCCGCGTGGAGGCCGTGGTCACGCAGGTCTGCACCGTCAGCCTCGAACCGTTCGAGTCGCCGGTGCGCGAGCCGGTCGAGGTCGTGTTCACCGATACCGACCGGCTCGCCGGCACCGATGCCGGGGACGCCGACATCCCCGACCCGCTCGTCGGCGGCCGCATCGATTTCGGCGCGCTCACCGCGGAGTTCCTGGCGCTGGGGCTGGACGCCTATCCCCGCAAGCCCGGCATCAGCTTCGAGCCCGTGGTCGTGGGCGAGGACGCGGGACCCCTGGCCGGGCTGCGTAAGCTTCGCGACGGCGAGGGCTGA
- a CDS encoding Ig-like domain-containing protein produces MIALRPFAALLVGSLALAGPALAQSPANRTKTVAPGKSVRLEIAPNLKKDCSPGPMPEFKVSGPPKNGSIITKVGKLKTPASYRCPNKEAAVQALFYQPNSGFTGSDEVTFEVKSSDGQVQTQTVKITVGAAAAKSGDESKKEGTDL; encoded by the coding sequence ATGATCGCCCTTCGTCCGTTCGCTGCGCTCCTCGTGGGCAGTCTGGCCCTCGCCGGGCCGGCGCTGGCCCAGTCCCCGGCGAACCGAACCAAGACGGTCGCGCCCGGCAAGTCGGTGCGGCTTGAGATCGCGCCCAACCTCAAGAAGGATTGTTCTCCTGGGCCGATGCCCGAGTTCAAGGTTTCCGGGCCGCCGAAGAACGGCTCGATCATCACCAAGGTCGGCAAGCTGAAGACGCCGGCGAGCTATCGCTGCCCCAACAAGGAGGCGGCGGTGCAGGCCCTGTTCTACCAGCCCAACAGCGGGTTCACGGGGTCCGACGAAGTGACGTTCGAGGTGAAGAGCTCCGACGGGCAAGTCCAGACGCAGACCGTGAAGATCACGGTCGGAGCAGCCGCCGCCAAATCGGGCGACGAGTCCAAGAAAGAGGGCACTGATTTGTGA
- a CDS encoding riboflavin synthase yields MFTGLVSAIGTVVSVAGEGDLRRIAIRASYDPATIALGASIACAGPCLTAVSVEPEEGGCVFAVDAAAETLARTSVGSWVTGTRINLERSLRIGDELGGHLVTGHVDGLAEIVARESVTADAWGASERFTLRAPAALAKFIAEKGSVCLDGTSLTVNSVQGDLFSVLLIPHTLQVTTWGERREGDRLNLEVDLIARYAARLSEARAG; encoded by the coding sequence ATGTTCACGGGGTTGGTCAGCGCCATCGGCACGGTCGTCTCGGTCGCAGGCGAGGGCGACCTGCGCCGGATCGCGATCCGCGCATCCTACGACCCGGCGACGATCGCACTCGGTGCCTCGATCGCCTGCGCGGGCCCATGCCTCACGGCGGTCTCGGTGGAGCCGGAAGAGGGCGGCTGCGTCTTCGCGGTCGACGCCGCCGCCGAGACCCTGGCGCGCACCAGTGTGGGCTCCTGGGTCACGGGCACGCGGATCAACCTCGAACGCTCCCTGAGGATCGGCGACGAACTCGGCGGCCATCTGGTTACCGGCCATGTCGACGGCCTCGCCGAGATCGTGGCGCGCGAGAGCGTCACGGCGGATGCCTGGGGCGCCAGCGAGCGCTTCACCTTGCGGGCGCCGGCGGCTCTGGCGAAGTTCATCGCCGAGAAGGGCTCGGTCTGCCTGGACGGGACCTCGCTCACGGTGAATTCGGTCCAGGGCGACCTGTTCTCGGTGCTGCTGATCCCCCACACCCTTCAGGTCACCACCTGGGGCGAGCGGCGCGAAGGCGACCGGCTCAACCTGGAGGTCGATCTGATCGCCCGCTACGCGGCCCGGCTCAGCGAGGCGCGCGCCGGCTGA
- a CDS encoding PrkA family serine protein kinase, with the protein MPMHATNDLFQSFVRGYEARRDTEMTLSEYLEACRDEPLMYASAAERILAAIGEPEFVDTSKDSRLGRIFMNRTIRTYPAFREFYGMEETIERIVSFFRHAAQGLEERKQILYLLGPVGGGKSSLAERLKLLMEVHPVYVLKAGDEVSPVFESPLGLFDPETMGEEIQKRYGVPRRRLTGLMSPWALKRLDEFNGDISRFKVIKVRPSRLRQIAIAKTEPGDENNQDISSLVGKVDIRRLETLSQADPDAYSYSGGLNRANQGILEFVEMFKAPIKMLHPLLTATQEGNYVGTENIGAIPFTGVILAHSNEAEWQTFKTNKNNEAFIDRIYVIKVPYCLRVTEEQHIYEKLISGSELSDAACAPGTLEMLARFSVLSRLREHANSNAFSKMRVYDGESLREVDPRARSMQEYKDTAGVDEGMDGISTRFAFKVLAATFNHDTTEVSADPVHLMYVLEQSLRREQLPPETEKKYLEFIKTELAPRYAEFIGHEIQKAYLESYHDYGQNLFDRYIDYADAWIEDQDFKDAETGQLMNRELLNQELTKIEKPAGIANPKDFRNEVVKFALRSRAQHGGRNPSWTSYEKLREVIERRMFSQVEELLPVISFGSKKDGETEKKHGEFVDRMVARGYTERQVRRLVEWYMRVKQAG; encoded by the coding sequence ATGCCCATGCATGCGACGAACGACCTTTTCCAGAGCTTCGTCCGAGGGTACGAGGCCCGCCGCGACACGGAGATGACGCTCTCCGAGTACCTCGAGGCCTGTCGCGACGAGCCCCTGATGTACGCCTCGGCCGCCGAGCGCATCCTGGCGGCGATCGGCGAACCCGAATTTGTGGACACATCCAAGGATTCGCGCCTCGGCCGGATCTTCATGAACCGGACGATCCGCACCTACCCGGCCTTCCGCGAGTTCTACGGCATGGAGGAGACGATCGAGCGGATCGTCTCGTTCTTCCGCCATGCCGCGCAGGGCCTGGAGGAGCGCAAGCAGATCCTCTACCTGCTCGGGCCTGTCGGCGGCGGTAAGTCGTCGCTGGCCGAGCGGCTGAAGCTCCTGATGGAGGTTCACCCCGTCTACGTCCTCAAGGCTGGGGACGAGGTCTCGCCGGTCTTCGAGAGCCCGCTGGGCCTGTTCGACCCCGAGACGATGGGCGAGGAGATCCAGAAGCGCTACGGCGTCCCGCGCCGGCGGCTGACCGGCCTGATGAGCCCCTGGGCGCTGAAGCGCCTCGACGAGTTCAACGGCGACATCTCGCGCTTCAAGGTGATCAAGGTCCGGCCCTCGCGCCTGCGCCAGATCGCCATCGCCAAGACCGAGCCGGGCGACGAGAACAACCAGGACATCTCCTCGCTGGTCGGCAAGGTCGATATCCGCCGGCTGGAGACGTTGTCGCAGGCGGATCCCGACGCCTACTCGTATTCGGGCGGCCTGAACCGGGCGAACCAGGGCATCCTGGAGTTCGTCGAGATGTTCAAGGCGCCGATCAAGATGCTGCACCCGCTGCTCACCGCGACGCAGGAGGGCAATTACGTCGGCACCGAGAATATCGGCGCGATCCCGTTCACCGGGGTGATCCTGGCCCACTCGAACGAGGCCGAGTGGCAGACGTTCAAGACCAACAAGAACAACGAGGCCTTCATCGACCGGATCTACGTGATCAAGGTCCCGTATTGCCTGCGCGTCACCGAAGAGCAGCACATCTACGAGAAGCTGATCTCCGGCTCGGAACTGTCGGACGCGGCCTGCGCGCCCGGCACGCTGGAGATGCTGGCGCGATTCTCGGTGCTCTCGCGCCTGCGGGAACACGCCAATTCCAACGCCTTCTCGAAGATGCGGGTCTATGACGGCGAGAGCCTGCGCGAGGTCGATCCCCGCGCCCGCTCGATGCAGGAATACAAGGATACGGCCGGCGTCGACGAGGGCATGGACGGGATCTCGACCCGCTTCGCCTTCAAGGTGCTCGCCGCGACCTTCAACCACGACACCACCGAGGTCTCGGCCGACCCGGTGCACCTGATGTACGTGCTGGAGCAGTCGCTGCGCCGCGAGCAGCTCCCGCCCGAGACCGAGAAGAAGTACCTGGAATTCATCAAGACCGAGCTGGCCCCGCGCTACGCGGAGTTCATCGGCCACGAGATCCAGAAGGCCTACCTCGAATCGTACCACGATTATGGGCAGAACCTGTTCGACCGGTACATCGACTACGCCGATGCCTGGATCGAGGATCAGGACTTCAAGGACGCCGAGACCGGCCAGCTCATGAACCGTGAGCTCCTGAACCAGGAGCTGACCAAGATCGAGAAGCCCGCCGGGATCGCCAACCCGAAGGATTTCCGCAACGAGGTGGTGAAGTTCGCCCTGCGCTCCCGGGCCCAGCACGGCGGCCGCAACCCGAGCTGGACCAGTTACGAGAAGCTGCGCGAGGTGATCGAGCGGCGGATGTTCTCCCAGGTGGAGGAGCTGCTGCCGGTGATCTCCTTCGGCTCCAAGAAGGACGGCGAGACCGAGAAGAAGCACGGCGAATTCGTCGATCGCATGGTCGCGCGCGGCTATACCGAGCGGCAGGTCCGCCGCCTGGTCGAATGGTACATGCGGGTGAAGCAGGCCGGCTGA
- a CDS encoding integration host factor subunit alpha — MAGKTVTRADLSEAVYHQVGLSRTESAALVETVLSEICTCLASGETVKLSSFGSFVVRSKGKRVGRNPKTGVEVAIEPRQVMVFKPSNVLKAKINGLNGADQHDDD, encoded by the coding sequence ATGGCAGGCAAGACGGTGACGCGCGCCGACTTGAGCGAGGCCGTCTACCATCAGGTGGGCCTGTCCCGGACCGAGTCGGCCGCCCTCGTCGAGACCGTGCTGTCGGAGATCTGCACCTGCCTGGCGAGCGGCGAGACGGTGAAGCTGTCCTCCTTCGGCTCCTTCGTGGTGCGCAGCAAGGGCAAGCGCGTCGGCCGCAATCCCAAGACCGGTGTGGAAGTCGCGATCGAGCCCCGCCAGGTGATGGTGTTCAAGCCGTCGAACGTCCTGAAGGCGAAGATCAACGGCCTCAACGGCGCGGACCAGCACGACGACGATTGA
- the plsX gene encoding phosphate acyltransferase PlsX, producing the protein MSQRVCISLDAMGGDHGPSTVVPGAALARERHPGTTFLMFGDEAVIAPLVAKEPRLKDCVEIRHTTVSVAMDDKPSQAVRQGRGKSSMWQAIQAVRDGQADACVSAGNTGALMAMSKICLKTMSGIERPAIACLWPTLRGESVVLDVGATIGTDAEHLVEMAVMGSAMARIVFDLDRPTVGLLNVGTEEMKGNEAVKEAARILREMESPGLSYHGFVEGTDLGRGTVDVVVTEGFTGNIALKTAEGTAKQIGSYLRAAMTRTLAAKIGALFARQAFRALRDKMNPSRANGGVFLGLEGIVIKSHGSENAQGFAAAIDLAHDMARHDMIRTIRERLDQTAALAPA; encoded by the coding sequence ATGTCTCAACGCGTGTGCATCTCGCTCGACGCCATGGGCGGCGACCACGGACCCTCCACGGTCGTGCCCGGCGCGGCCCTCGCCCGCGAGCGCCATCCCGGCACCACCTTCCTGATGTTCGGCGACGAGGCGGTGATCGCGCCGCTGGTCGCCAAGGAGCCCCGGCTCAAGGATTGCGTCGAGATCCGCCATACCACGGTGTCCGTGGCCATGGATGACAAGCCGAGTCAGGCGGTGCGCCAGGGCCGGGGCAAGTCGTCCATGTGGCAGGCGATCCAGGCTGTGCGCGACGGTCAGGCGGATGCCTGCGTCTCGGCCGGCAACACCGGCGCCCTGATGGCGATGTCGAAGATCTGCCTGAAGACCATGTCGGGGATCGAGCGCCCTGCCATCGCGTGCCTGTGGCCGACCCTGCGCGGTGAGAGCGTCGTGCTGGATGTCGGCGCCACCATCGGCACGGATGCCGAGCACCTCGTCGAGATGGCCGTGATGGGCTCGGCCATGGCCCGCATCGTGTTCGACCTCGACCGGCCGACTGTCGGCCTGCTCAACGTCGGCACCGAGGAGATGAAGGGCAACGAGGCCGTCAAGGAAGCCGCCCGGATCCTGCGCGAGATGGAGAGCCCCGGGCTCAGCTATCACGGCTTCGTCGAGGGCACGGATCTCGGCCGGGGCACGGTCGACGTGGTCGTGACCGAGGGCTTCACGGGCAACATCGCCCTCAAGACCGCCGAGGGCACGGCCAAGCAGATCGGCAGCTATCTGCGCGCGGCCATGACGCGGACGCTGGCGGCCAAGATCGGCGCCCTCTTCGCAAGGCAGGCCTTCCGGGCGCTCCGCGACAAGATGAACCCGAGCCGGGCCAATGGCGGTGTGTTCCTCGGCCTGGAAGGCATCGTCATCAAGAGCCACGGCTCCGAGAACGCGCAGGGCTTCGCGGCCGCCATCGATCTGGCGCACGACATGGCGCGTCACGACATGATCCGCACGATCCGCGAGAGACTCGACCAGACGGCGGCCCTGGCGCCAGCCTGA